A genomic window from Streptomyces broussonetiae includes:
- a CDS encoding helix-turn-helix transcriptional regulator, translating to MSRRARVSPEEAGLPAGGGRRRTPGLRREEVAVLAGVGASWYQWLEQGREISVSPSVLDAVARVLRLSDAERRHLYLLAEMNPPTPEVVPQKRDMCDGLRRLIDTWMPYPAHIMDLYYNCVMYNDAAAIVLGMRSDVTQNCLIDFFVDPLYRSRSHSWERNARTVVAQFRAACAARPDDEGFQEVLAEASARSPEFVRLWAERDIEDQGQIRKELEHPLAGLLVVESTAMKVPARPDLMIVLHTPLDEANTAEKLEWLASPEGRRGAMYPVAG from the coding sequence ATGAGCCGGCGGGCCCGGGTCAGCCCCGAGGAGGCCGGACTGCCGGCCGGTGGCGGCCGGCGCCGTACGCCGGGGCTGCGCCGGGAGGAGGTCGCCGTGCTGGCCGGGGTGGGCGCCTCCTGGTACCAGTGGCTGGAGCAGGGGCGGGAGATCTCCGTCTCGCCGTCGGTGCTCGACGCCGTGGCCCGGGTGCTGCGGCTGAGCGACGCCGAGCGCCGGCACCTGTATCTGCTGGCCGAGATGAACCCGCCGACGCCCGAAGTGGTGCCGCAGAAACGGGACATGTGCGACGGACTGCGACGGCTGATCGACACCTGGATGCCGTACCCGGCGCACATCATGGACCTGTACTACAACTGCGTGATGTACAACGACGCGGCCGCGATCGTGCTCGGCATGCGGTCGGACGTCACACAGAACTGCCTCATCGACTTCTTCGTCGACCCGCTGTACCGGTCGCGCAGCCACAGCTGGGAGCGGAACGCGCGCACGGTCGTGGCGCAGTTCCGGGCCGCGTGTGCGGCGCGGCCGGACGACGAGGGGTTCCAGGAGGTGCTCGCCGAGGCGTCGGCGCGCAGCCCCGAGTTCGTCCGGCTGTGGGCCGAGCGGGACATCGAGGACCAGGGGCAGATCCGCAAGGAGCTGGAGCATCCGCTGGCCGGGCTGCTGGTGGTGGAGTCGACGGCGATGAAGGTGCCGGCCCGGCCCGATCTGATGATCGTGCTGCACACTCCGCTGGACGAGGCGAACACCGCCGAGAAGCTGGAGTGGCTGGCCTCTCCGGAGGGACGGCGGGGCGCGATGTACCCCGTGGCGGGGTGA
- a CDS encoding MFS transporter — protein sequence MAIDTTTPPTTSTGTPFDSPRPPRLSTRDKLVLFVLCAAQFVVALDFSVLNVALPALGTDLGMSRSALQWAVTAFALPSGGFLLLFGRIGDLFGRRKLFLAGLALFGAASLLATLAWDPASFLAGRALQGLGAAAIVPTGMSLLTTTFPEGPARDRALGISGTLLSLGFTVGMVAGGVLTDAFGWRSTMALLSVFVLIVLPPAPGLLPESRTPERPRLDVPGAVTVTTGLLSLIYALSTAADHGFGRPDVITALVAGLLLLAAFTVVESRTAAPLVSLPMLRRRTVAWGNIGGLVTFSMMSTVVFVLTLYFQDVLHLSAFETGLVFGVQGVLSAVAGSLAAKVIGRFGARRTLVASLTGQGALIATLLLLNSHVWSVWLATAAVSLASMCHLGAIVSYGLTVTSGVPDEEQGLATGLVTSTQQVGLTVGIPLLGVLATTSHDLLAGVHTVLALDAAIVLVAAVLVGLGLRRGQSRV from the coding sequence ATGGCGATCGACACCACCACCCCACCGACCACCTCCACGGGCACACCGTTCGACAGTCCCCGGCCGCCCCGGTTGTCGACGCGTGACAAGCTCGTCCTGTTCGTGCTGTGCGCGGCCCAGTTCGTGGTCGCGCTGGACTTCTCCGTCCTGAACGTGGCCCTGCCCGCACTCGGCACCGACCTCGGTATGAGCCGCTCGGCCCTGCAGTGGGCGGTCACCGCGTTCGCGCTGCCCTCCGGCGGCTTCCTGCTCCTCTTCGGGCGGATCGGCGACCTGTTCGGCCGCCGGAAGCTGTTCCTGGCCGGCCTGGCCCTGTTCGGCGCGGCCTCGCTGCTGGCGACCCTGGCCTGGGACCCGGCGTCCTTCCTCGCCGGGCGGGCGCTTCAGGGGCTCGGCGCGGCGGCGATCGTACCGACCGGCATGTCCCTGCTGACCACCACCTTCCCGGAGGGCCCGGCCCGCGACCGCGCCCTCGGCATCTCCGGCACGCTGCTGTCGCTGGGCTTCACCGTGGGCATGGTCGCGGGCGGTGTGCTGACGGACGCGTTCGGCTGGCGCTCCACGATGGCCCTGCTGTCGGTGTTCGTGCTGATCGTGCTGCCGCCGGCCCCGGGCCTGCTGCCGGAGTCGCGCACCCCTGAGCGCCCGCGCCTGGACGTGCCCGGCGCGGTTACCGTCACCACCGGTCTGCTCTCCCTGATCTACGCCCTGTCCACGGCCGCCGACCACGGCTTCGGCCGCCCCGACGTCATCACGGCACTGGTCGCCGGGCTGCTCCTGCTGGCCGCGTTCACGGTCGTCGAGTCCCGTACGGCCGCCCCGCTCGTCTCGCTGCCGATGCTGCGCCGCCGCACCGTGGCATGGGGCAACATCGGCGGCCTGGTCACCTTCTCGATGATGTCGACGGTGGTCTTCGTCCTGACCCTGTACTTCCAGGACGTCCTGCACCTGTCGGCGTTCGAGACGGGCCTGGTCTTCGGCGTCCAGGGCGTGCTGTCGGCCGTCGCCGGGTCGCTCGCGGCGAAGGTGATCGGGCGCTTCGGCGCCCGCCGCACCCTGGTCGCCTCGCTGACCGGCCAGGGCGCGCTGATCGCGACCCTGCTCCTGCTGAACTCCCACGTCTGGTCGGTGTGGCTCGCCACCGCGGCCGTGTCCCTGGCCAGCATGTGCCACCTGGGCGCGATCGTCTCGTACGGCCTGACCGTCACCTCCGGTGTCCCGGACGAGGAGCAGGGCCTGGCCACCGGTCTGGTGACCTCCACCCAGCAGGTCGGCCTCACGGTCGGCATCCCGCTGCTGGGCGTGCTGGCCACCACCTCCCACGACCTGCTGGCCGGCGTCCACACGGTCCTCGCCCTGGACGCGGCGATCGTCCTCGTCGCCGCCGTCCTCGTCGGGCTGGGTCTGCGCCGGGGTCAGTCCAGGGTCTGA
- a CDS encoding S66 family peptidase: MTLRYPRPLRPGDRVGVTSPSSGVAEDLRGRLDLAVRDLEARGYEVVVGRCMDGSGHLSAPAAERAAELTGMLTDPTIRAVVPPWGGEMSIDLLPLLDFEAIGQAEPTWVVGYSDMSTLLTPLTLLTGVATVHGNNLMETPYRTPEGLTSWLDIVAAPQKEPFTQTPPGRYRAARWDDWVRNPRIRDLTLDAEGGWTRLDGDGDVDVEGRLIGGCIETIGPLTGSPYLDTSRFAGDEPLLVYVEACEDNAFIIGRHLHGLRLAGFFDRAAAVLVGRTHAPDSSTLTQHEAVLDALGPLGVPIVADVECGHVPPYLPLVNGARGRVVHTAARSEIVQTLD, from the coding sequence ATGACCCTCAGATATCCGCGCCCCCTGCGCCCCGGTGACCGTGTCGGTGTGACCTCCCCGTCGAGCGGGGTGGCCGAGGATCTGCGCGGCCGGCTCGACCTGGCGGTGCGCGACCTCGAGGCACGGGGCTACGAGGTGGTCGTCGGCCGGTGCATGGACGGCTCGGGGCACCTGAGCGCCCCGGCCGCCGAACGCGCCGCCGAACTCACCGGCATGCTCACCGATCCCACGATCCGGGCCGTGGTGCCGCCGTGGGGCGGGGAGATGTCCATCGACCTGCTGCCGCTGCTCGACTTCGAGGCGATCGGGCAGGCCGAGCCGACCTGGGTGGTCGGCTACTCGGACATGTCGACCCTGTTGACTCCGCTGACCCTGCTCACCGGTGTCGCGACCGTGCACGGCAACAACCTCATGGAGACCCCGTACCGGACTCCCGAGGGCCTGACGTCCTGGCTGGACATCGTGGCCGCGCCGCAGAAGGAGCCGTTCACCCAGACCCCGCCCGGGCGGTACCGCGCCGCCCGCTGGGACGACTGGGTCCGCAACCCTCGGATCCGTGACCTCACCCTGGACGCCGAGGGCGGCTGGACCCGGCTCGACGGGGACGGGGACGTGGACGTCGAGGGGCGGCTCATCGGCGGGTGCATCGAGACCATCGGCCCGCTCACCGGCAGCCCGTACCTCGACACCTCGCGCTTCGCCGGGGACGAGCCGCTGCTCGTCTACGTCGAGGCGTGCGAGGACAACGCGTTCATCATCGGCCGGCACCTGCACGGCCTGCGCCTCGCCGGGTTCTTCGACCGCGCGGCGGCCGTCCTCGTGGGCCGCACCCACGCCCCCGACAGCAGCACCCTCACCCAGCACGAGGCCGTGCTCGACGCGCTCGGCCCGCTCGGCGTGCCGATCGTCGCCGACGTCGAGTGCGGGCATGTCCCGCCCTACCTTCCGCTGGTCAACGGCGCGCGCGGCCGTGTGGTGCACACGGCCGCGCGCAGCGAGATCGTTCAGACCCTGGACTGA
- a CDS encoding MmcQ/YjbR family DNA-binding protein: MTPKELRAFCLSFNASVEDFPFSPETSVFRVLGKMFALTHLGAQPLTVNLKCDPEDAVRLRGEYEGLIVPGWHMNKRHWNTVTVDGGLPARLVRELIEDSYDLVVAGLPRAERLRLDRP; the protein is encoded by the coding sequence GTGACCCCCAAGGAGCTGCGCGCCTTCTGCCTGTCCTTCAACGCGTCGGTGGAGGACTTCCCGTTCAGCCCGGAGACCTCGGTCTTCCGGGTGCTGGGCAAGATGTTCGCCCTGACGCACCTGGGCGCGCAGCCCCTGACGGTCAACCTCAAGTGCGACCCGGAGGACGCCGTCCGGCTGCGCGGCGAGTACGAGGGCCTGATCGTCCCCGGCTGGCACATGAACAAGCGGCACTGGAACACCGTCACGGTGGACGGCGGTCTGCCGGCGCGGCTGGTCCGGGAGCTGATCGAGGACTCGTACGACCTCGTCGTCGCGGGTCTGCCGAGGGCGGAGCGGCTGCGGCTGGACCGGCCCTGA
- a CDS encoding hemolysin family protein: MSPQIVIGAIALVVVAWLAACAEAGLARVSSFRAEEAVKSGRRGSARLAQIAADPTRYLNVALLVRVACEMAAAALVTYACLEEFTATWQALLVAIGVMVLVSYVAVGVSPRTIGRQHPLNTATVAAYVLLPLARIMGPIPSLLILIGNALTPGKGFRRGPFASEAELRALVDLAEKESLIEDEERRMVHSVFELGDTLVREVMVPRTDLVTIERFKTIRQALTLALRSGFSRIPVTGEGEDDIVGIVYLKDLVRKTHINRDAESDLVSTAMRPAVFVPDTKNAGDLLREMQKDRNHVAVVIDEYGGTAGIVTIEDILEEIVGEITDEYDRELPPVEDLGDDRYRVTARLDITDLGELYGLEEYDDEDVETVGGLLAKALGRVPIAGASAEVELPDERRLKLTAEAAAGRRNKIVTVLVEPAEKERAE, translated from the coding sequence ATGTCTCCGCAGATCGTGATCGGCGCGATCGCGCTGGTCGTCGTCGCCTGGCTCGCCGCCTGCGCGGAGGCGGGCCTTGCGCGGGTCTCCAGCTTCCGTGCCGAGGAGGCCGTCAAGTCCGGCCGGCGCGGCAGCGCCAGGCTCGCGCAGATCGCCGCCGACCCGACCCGCTATCTGAATGTGGCCCTGCTGGTCCGCGTCGCCTGCGAGATGGCGGCCGCGGCCCTGGTGACCTACGCCTGCCTCGAGGAGTTCACCGCCACCTGGCAGGCGCTGCTGGTCGCCATCGGGGTCATGGTGCTGGTGTCGTACGTCGCCGTCGGCGTCTCCCCGCGCACCATCGGCCGCCAGCATCCCCTCAACACCGCGACCGTGGCGGCGTATGTCCTGCTGCCGCTCGCCCGGATCATGGGCCCGATCCCCTCGCTGCTCATCCTCATCGGTAACGCGCTCACGCCCGGCAAGGGCTTCAGGCGCGGCCCGTTCGCCTCCGAGGCGGAGCTGCGCGCGCTGGTCGACCTCGCCGAGAAGGAGTCGCTGATCGAGGACGAGGAGCGCCGGATGGTGCACTCGGTCTTCGAACTCGGCGACACGCTCGTGCGTGAGGTGATGGTGCCGAGGACCGACCTGGTCACCATCGAGCGCTTCAAGACCATCCGGCAGGCCCTCACCCTCGCCCTGCGCTCCGGGTTCTCCCGGATACCGGTCACCGGCGAGGGCGAGGACGACATCGTCGGGATCGTGTATCTCAAGGACCTGGTCCGCAAGACGCACATCAACCGCGACGCCGAGAGCGACCTGGTGTCGACCGCCATGCGGCCCGCCGTCTTCGTGCCCGACACCAAGAACGCCGGCGACCTGCTGCGCGAGATGCAGAAGGACCGCAACCACGTCGCCGTCGTCATCGACGAGTACGGCGGCACCGCCGGCATCGTCACCATCGAGGACATCCTCGAGGAGATCGTCGGCGAGATCACCGACGAGTACGACCGCGAACTGCCGCCCGTGGAGGACCTGGGCGACGACCGCTACCGGGTCACCGCCCGCCTCGACATCACCGACCTCGGCGAGCTGTACGGCCTGGAGGAGTACGACGACGAGGACGTGGAGACCGTCGGCGGCCTGCTCGCCAAGGCCCTCGGCCGGGTGCCCATCGCGGGTGCGTCCGCCGAGGTCGAACTGCCCGACGAACGCCGCCTGAAGCTGACCGCGGAGGCCGCGGCCGGCCGCCGGAACAAGATCGTCACCGTCCTGGTGGAACCCGCCGAGAAGGAGCGAGCCGAGTGA
- the ybeY gene encoding rRNA maturation RNase YbeY produces the protein MSIDVNNESGTEVDEQAILDIARYALARMRIHPLSELSVIVVDADAMEQLHIQWMDLPGPTDVMSFPMDELRPPSKDDDEPPQGLLGDIVLCPEVAAKQGTEAPTQHSMDEELQLLTVHGVLHLLGYDHEEPDEKAEMFGLQAAIVDGWRAEQGLTGPSPAPTVS, from the coding sequence ATGTCGATCGACGTCAACAACGAATCCGGAACCGAGGTCGACGAGCAGGCGATCCTCGACATCGCCCGCTACGCGCTCGCGCGGATGCGCATCCACCCGCTCTCCGAACTCTCGGTGATCGTCGTGGACGCCGACGCCATGGAGCAGCTGCACATCCAGTGGATGGACCTGCCCGGGCCGACCGATGTCATGTCGTTCCCGATGGACGAGCTGCGCCCGCCGTCCAAGGACGACGACGAGCCGCCGCAGGGGCTGCTCGGCGACATCGTGCTGTGCCCGGAGGTCGCCGCCAAGCAGGGGACGGAAGCCCCGACGCAGCACTCCATGGACGAGGAGCTTCAGCTGCTCACCGTCCACGGGGTGCTGCACCTGCTCGGCTACGACCACGAGGAGCCCGACGAGAAGGCCGAGATGTTCGGGCTCCAGGCCGCCATCGTGGACGGCTGGCGGGCCGAGCAGGGGCTGACCGGCCCCTCGCCGGCACCGACCGTCTCGTAG
- a CDS encoding PhoH family protein, whose translation MTQTSTAHTPAQEQARAQFTVPAQHPMVTVLGSGDSLLRVIERAFPAADIHVRGNEISAVGDPSDVALISRVFDEMMLVLRTGQPMTEDAVERSIAMLKASENGTSDGPETPAQVLTQNILSSRGRTIRPKTLNQKRYVDAIDKHTIVFGIGPAGTGKTYLAMAKAVQALQSKQVNRIILTRPAVEAGERLGFLPGTLYEKIDPYLRPLYDALHDMLDPDSIPRLMAAGTIEVAPLAYMRGRTLNDAFIILDEAQNTSPEQMKMFLTRLGFDSKIVITGDVTQVDLPNGTKSGLRQVQEILEGVEDVHFSRLSSHDVVRHKLVGRIVDAYEMYDSKHGTENGTHKGGHGKPGAKGSKGK comes from the coding sequence ATGACACAGACATCCACAGCTCACACCCCCGCGCAGGAGCAGGCGAGAGCGCAGTTCACCGTCCCCGCCCAGCACCCCATGGTGACCGTGCTGGGTTCTGGCGACTCCCTCCTGCGCGTGATCGAGAGGGCCTTCCCGGCGGCCGACATCCACGTCCGGGGCAATGAGATCAGCGCGGTCGGCGACCCCAGCGACGTCGCCCTCATTTCGCGCGTGTTCGACGAGATGATGCTGGTGCTCCGCACCGGGCAGCCGATGACGGAGGACGCAGTGGAACGCTCGATCGCCATGCTCAAGGCGAGCGAGAACGGGACGAGCGACGGCCCGGAGACCCCGGCCCAGGTGCTGACGCAGAACATCCTGTCCTCGCGCGGACGCACGATCCGCCCCAAGACCCTCAACCAGAAGCGGTACGTCGACGCGATCGACAAGCACACGATCGTCTTCGGCATCGGCCCCGCCGGTACCGGCAAGACCTACCTGGCCATGGCCAAGGCCGTGCAGGCCCTGCAGTCCAAGCAGGTCAACCGCATCATCCTCACCCGTCCCGCGGTCGAGGCCGGCGAGCGCCTGGGCTTCCTGCCCGGCACGCTCTACGAGAAGATCGACCCCTACCTGCGCCCGCTCTACGACGCGCTGCACGACATGCTCGACCCGGACTCCATCCCCAGGCTGATGGCCGCCGGGACCATCGAGGTCGCGCCGCTCGCCTACATGCGCGGACGCACGCTCAACGACGCCTTCATCATTCTGGACGAGGCCCAGAACACGAGCCCCGAGCAGATGAAGATGTTCCTCACCCGCCTCGGTTTCGACTCGAAGATCGTCATCACCGGTGACGTGACCCAGGTCGACCTGCCGAACGGCACCAAGTCCGGTCTGCGGCAGGTGCAGGAGATCCTGGAGGGCGTCGAGGACGTCCACTTCTCCCGGCTGTCGTCCCACGATGTCGTCCGGCACAAGCTGGTGGGCCGTATCGTCGACGCGTACGAGATGTACGACAGCAAGCACGGCACCGAGAACGGCACCCACAAGGGCGGCCACGGCAAGCCCGGTGCCAAGGGCTCCAAGGGGAAGTAG
- a CDS encoding carbohydrate kinase family protein, with the protein MTASHALTGEEPEHLTQAARCQAQVDPLAALREPGDPPWDVYLTGTVFLDIIFTGLDSAPVRGTESWARGMGSSPGGVANMATALARLGLRTSLAAAFGDDHYGEYCWDTLAQGEGIDLTPSRTVPGWHSPVTVSMAYEGERTMVSHGHEPPAEEPSRPSPATTLKRRPSGVEPLPRPPRARAAVASLTPGTCAPWIAQAARAGTRIFADVGWDDTGAWDIAGLADLEHCEAFLPNAEEAKRYTGAACPRVAAHALTQYVPVAVVTLGSEGAYAVDRRTGEAAEVPAIAVEALDPTGAGDVFVAGFVAGSLAGWPLADRLAFAGLTAALSVQEFGGSLSAPGWSEIGAWWRRVQSLPGQEPAALERYAFLEGLVPQELDRPWPLRRAVPTIGFRRSG; encoded by the coding sequence GTGACCGCCTCGCACGCCCTCACCGGAGAGGAACCGGAACACCTCACCCAGGCAGCGCGCTGCCAGGCCCAGGTCGATCCGCTCGCCGCGCTGCGCGAACCCGGCGATCCGCCGTGGGACGTCTACCTGACGGGCACGGTCTTCCTCGACATCATCTTCACCGGCCTGGACTCGGCGCCCGTGCGCGGCACCGAGTCCTGGGCCCGGGGCATGGGCTCCAGCCCCGGCGGGGTCGCCAACATGGCCACCGCGCTGGCCCGGCTCGGCCTGCGGACCTCCCTCGCGGCGGCCTTCGGCGACGACCACTACGGCGAGTACTGCTGGGACACGCTGGCCCAGGGCGAGGGCATCGACCTGACGCCCTCGCGGACCGTGCCCGGCTGGCACTCACCGGTGACGGTGTCGATGGCGTACGAGGGCGAGCGGACGATGGTCTCGCACGGGCACGAGCCGCCCGCGGAGGAGCCGTCCCGCCCGTCGCCCGCCACCACCCTCAAACGGCGTCCCTCGGGCGTGGAACCCCTTCCGCGCCCGCCCCGCGCGCGTGCCGCCGTCGCCTCCCTCACGCCCGGCACCTGCGCGCCCTGGATCGCGCAGGCCGCCCGCGCGGGCACCCGGATCTTCGCCGACGTCGGCTGGGACGACACCGGGGCGTGGGACATCGCAGGGCTCGCCGACCTGGAGCACTGCGAGGCGTTCCTGCCGAACGCGGAGGAGGCGAAGCGGTACACGGGCGCCGCGTGCCCGCGTGTGGCCGCGCACGCCCTGACCCAGTACGTGCCGGTGGCCGTCGTGACGCTGGGGTCGGAAGGGGCGTACGCGGTGGACCGGCGCACGGGGGAGGCCGCCGAGGTGCCCGCGATCGCGGTGGAGGCGCTGGATCCGACGGGCGCCGGGGACGTGTTCGTCGCGGGGTTCGTGGCCGGCTCCCTGGCCGGGTGGCCGCTGGCGGACCGGCTGGCGTTCGCCGGGCTCACGGCCGCCCTGTCGGTGCAGGAGTTCGGGGGGTCGCTGTCGGCGCCGGGGTGGTCGGAGATCGGGGCGTGGTGGCGGCGCGTGCAGTCCCTGCCGGGTCAGGAGCCGGCGGCGCTCGAGCGGTACGCGTTCCTCGAGGGGCTGGTGCCGCAGGAGCTGGACCGGCCGTGGCCGTTGCGGCGGGCGGTCCCGACCATCGGCTTCCGGCGCTCGGGGTGA
- a CDS encoding glucarate dehydratase family protein, with the protein MTRDLTIAEIRLTPVLVADAPLLNVQGVHQPYTPRLIVEIVTADGITGLGETYGDTQYLEPARRLAEQLTGRSVMDVNGMFALDLGVDAARLEAGVDAGGLRGRQSADKVRLSVLSAFEVACLDAQGKALGLPVHALLGGKVRDAVEYSAYLFYKWAAHPAGVAAEPDDWGAALDPAGVVAQARQLKERYGFTSFKLKGGVFPPDEEIAAVRALAEAFPGHPLRLDPNGAWSVATSLKVAEELADVLEYLEDPTLGTPAMAEVSAGTRVPLATNMCVTTFGEIQEAFTRDAVQVVLSDHHYWGGLRNTQHLAAICAAFGVGVSMHSNTHLGISLAAMTQVAATVPNLHHACDSHYPWQSEDVLSERPVFTGGRVAVSDAPGLGVALDRDALARLHRRWAEDDGALRERDDAAAMRAGEPGWRTPVLPRW; encoded by the coding sequence GTGACCCGTGATCTGACCATCGCCGAGATACGGCTGACCCCGGTCCTGGTCGCCGACGCGCCGCTGCTCAACGTCCAGGGCGTGCACCAGCCGTACACCCCGAGGCTGATCGTCGAGATCGTCACGGCCGACGGGATCACCGGACTCGGCGAGACGTACGGCGACACCCAGTACCTGGAGCCGGCCCGCCGGCTGGCCGAGCAGCTCACCGGGCGGTCGGTCATGGACGTGAACGGAATGTTCGCGCTCGACCTCGGCGTGGACGCCGCGCGGCTCGAGGCAGGGGTCGACGCCGGCGGGCTGCGCGGGCGGCAGAGCGCGGACAAGGTCCGGCTCTCGGTGCTCTCCGCCTTCGAGGTCGCCTGCCTCGACGCCCAGGGCAAGGCGCTCGGACTGCCCGTGCACGCGCTGCTCGGCGGCAAGGTGCGCGACGCGGTCGAGTACAGCGCCTACCTGTTCTACAAGTGGGCCGCGCACCCGGCGGGCGTCGCGGCCGAGCCCGACGACTGGGGCGCCGCCCTCGACCCGGCCGGCGTGGTCGCCCAGGCACGGCAGCTCAAGGAGCGCTACGGCTTCACTTCCTTCAAGCTCAAGGGCGGCGTCTTCCCGCCCGACGAGGAGATCGCGGCCGTACGCGCCCTCGCCGAGGCCTTCCCCGGGCATCCGCTGCGCCTCGATCCCAACGGCGCCTGGTCGGTGGCGACCTCGCTGAAGGTGGCGGAGGAACTCGCGGACGTCCTGGAGTACCTGGAGGACCCGACGCTGGGCACGCCCGCCATGGCCGAGGTGTCCGCCGGCACCCGGGTGCCCCTCGCCACCAACATGTGCGTGACCACCTTCGGTGAGATCCAGGAGGCGTTCACCAGGGACGCCGTCCAGGTGGTGCTCTCCGACCACCACTACTGGGGCGGACTGCGCAACACCCAGCATCTCGCCGCGATCTGCGCGGCCTTCGGGGTCGGGGTGTCCATGCACTCCAACACCCACCTCGGCATCAGCCTCGCCGCGATGACCCAGGTCGCGGCGACGGTCCCGAACCTCCACCACGCGTGCGACTCCCACTACCCCTGGCAGTCCGAGGACGTCCTGAGCGAACGGCCGGTCTTCACCGGCGGCCGGGTCGCGGTGTCCGACGCCCCCGGACTCGGCGTCGCGCTCGACCGGGATGCGCTGGCCCGGCTGCACCGCAGGTGGGCCGAGGACGACGGCGCGCTGCGCGAGCGGGACGACGCCGCGGCGATGCGGGCGGGCGAGCCGGGATGGCGGACGCCGGTGCTGCCTCGCTGGTAA
- a CDS encoding 5-dehydro-4-deoxyglucarate dehydratase: MIDVGGDPGPQDVARRLREGMARGVLSFPLTAFRDDGSLDPDGFRAHVAGRLATAPGAVFPACGTGEFFSLDEDEYRTVVSVTVEEAAMGSVPVVAGTGYGWAQAARFARIAEEAGADALLVLPHYLVEAPQDGLAAQLEQLAARTRLPIVAYQRGQVAYDIGTLRRIARIPNVIGVKDGHSDLDRLQRLTLAAPDGFLFFNGAATAEIQARAYATVGVPAYSSAVHAFAPEIADAFFTALRDGDQGTLDKLLREFYVPFVELRDRVPGYAVSLVKAAARLRGERVGPVRAPLTDPAPADLADLKALLTSGLDLVGASL, encoded by the coding sequence ATGATCGACGTGGGTGGCGACCCTGGTCCGCAGGACGTGGCACGGCGGCTGCGGGAGGGTATGGCGCGGGGCGTGCTGTCCTTCCCGCTCACCGCGTTCCGCGACGACGGCTCCCTCGACCCCGACGGCTTCCGCGCCCACGTCGCCGGCCGGCTCGCCACCGCCCCCGGCGCCGTCTTCCCGGCCTGTGGCACCGGGGAGTTCTTCTCGCTGGACGAGGACGAGTACCGGACGGTGGTCTCCGTCACCGTCGAGGAGGCCGCCATGGGGAGCGTGCCCGTCGTGGCCGGGACCGGGTACGGCTGGGCGCAGGCCGCCCGGTTCGCGCGGATCGCCGAGGAGGCCGGCGCGGACGCCCTGCTCGTGCTGCCCCACTACCTGGTCGAGGCCCCGCAGGACGGCCTCGCCGCCCAGCTGGAGCAGCTCGCCGCCCGCACCCGGCTGCCGATCGTGGCCTACCAGCGCGGCCAAGTCGCCTACGACATCGGCACCTTGCGGCGCATCGCCCGCATCCCGAACGTCATCGGCGTCAAGGACGGACACAGCGACCTCGACCGGCTCCAGCGCCTCACCCTCGCCGCCCCCGACGGCTTCCTCTTCTTCAACGGCGCCGCCACCGCCGAGATCCAGGCCCGCGCGTACGCCACCGTCGGCGTCCCCGCCTACTCCTCCGCCGTGCATGCCTTCGCCCCCGAGATCGCCGACGCCTTCTTCACCGCGCTCCGGGACGGGGACCAGGGGACGCTCGACAAGCTGCTGCGCGAGTTCTACGTTCCCTTCGTCGAACTGCGCGACCGTGTGCCGGGGTACGCCGTGTCCCTGGTGAAGGCGGCCGCCCGGCTCCGGGGAGAGCGCGTCGGGCCCGTGCGCGCCCCGCTCACCGACCCCGCGCCCGCCGACCTCGCCGACCTCAAGGCCCTCCTCACCAGCGGACTCGACCTCGTAGGAGCCTCCCTGTGA